A window of Pusillimonas sp. DMV24BSW_D genomic DNA:
CAACGCGATTATCTCGATCAGGAACTGACGGAAGCCAGTAATTTTTTTAATCAGCATTTTGCCGGCAAGTCGTTCAACGAAGTGCGTGTTGCCATCAAAGACGAGCTCTCCTCTTTGAAGGAAGATATTTCGCGGCTGATGCAGCAGGCGGTTGAAGCGGGTACCGTTTCCGATGAAACCGATGACGGCGTTTATATTTCGGGTGAAAGAAAGTTGCTCGACGTGTCCGATATTGCTTCTGATATGGATCGTCTGCGCCGCATGTTTGCGCTGTTCGAGAAAAAAACCGATTTACTTCAGTTGCTCGATGTTTCCAGCCGGGCGGAAGGCGTGCAGATATACATTGGCGGTGACTCGCAACTGGTGCCGCTTGAGGACGTTTCGGTCATTACTGCGCCCTATGGTATCGACGGTAGAGTAGTGGGTACACTGGGTGTAATCGGGCCAACCCGTATGGCTTATGATCGCGTCATCCCTATCGTTGATATTACGGCTAAATTGTTATCCAACGCTTTAAGCCATCACTCTTCTTCCTGAACCGATTAAAGGGCGTCAATGCCTTCTTTACTTCCTTCCCGCTATTATCCGGAACCACATGATCCCCAAGGGTTAGACCCTGAGCCGCCGGTACGGCCTTCTGGGCCGATCGGTATTTTGGTGGTGAACCTTGGCACACCGGATGAGCCCTCTGCATCTGCCATTCGGCGTTATTTGGCGCAGTTTTTGTCGGATCCACGTGTTATTGAGATACCGCAATGGATCTGGCGCATTATCCTGCATGGCATTATTTTGCGAACGCGGCCTCGCAAGCTGGTGCCCCGTTATCGGGGAATATGGCTTGAGCAAGGTTCCCCCTTGGTGGTTTACAGCCAGGCACAAGCGGCCGGGCTTGAAAAGGCGCTGCAAACGGGGGGGGCAGATGTTCGGGTCATATTGGCTATGCGTTACGGAAATCCTTCCATAGAGGCGGGCATCGACGCACTGCGCAAGCACGGGTGTGAACGTATTCTTACTGTTCCCTTGTATCCGCAATATGCGGCCAGTACCACCGCCACTGTGGTCGACGCCGTAACTGCTCACACAGCGCGTTTGCGTAATCAGCCGGAACTGCGTTTTATCAAGCGCTATCAGGATGATCCCGGCTACATACAGGCGTTGGTGAGCAAATTAACTGCATTTTGGAATGCGCATGGCAAGCCGGAGCGTTTATTGCTTAGTTTTCACGGTTTGCCCCAGCGCACCATTTTGCAAGGCGATCCCTATCATCGCGATTGCATGGATACAGTTCGCGCCATTAAGGCACATTTACCGCAGGAAGACGCCGAACGCGTTTATGTCTCGTTTCAAAGCCGTTTTGGGGCTGAAAAATGGTTGCAACCTTATACCGAGCCTACGTTGAAGGCTTGGGCCCAGGAGGGGATAAAACATATTGATGTCATGTGCCCTGGCTTTTTGGCGGATTGCCTGGAAACGCTGGAAGAGATTCAAGAAGAGTGCCGTGAGGCGTTTTTGCAGGCCGGTGGAGAGACATTCAGATATATCCCCTGTTTGAATGATGATGCCCAATGGGTGGACGCACTTTCTCAAATTGTGCGTCGACATCTTTCGGGGTGGTCGGAAAAGGCGTAAGTTATTTGTACTAATGTCTTGAAATGGGGGCGCTTGCCCCCATTTGCATTTGATCGAATCAAACAGAAGTGGAGTGCGTGGTTATGTCGAAACAGAATGAGCCCCTTGACCCTAAGGACGATAAGCAGGTTGCGAAAGCTTCGGAGTCTGCAGATGAAGTGTTATCCGAAGGGGAGGGTGCCGCCGATGTAGAGCCGGCCGTCGAACTGGAGTCGGCCGAGGCGTTGGCAGCCAAACTGGAAGAGGCGCAGGCTCAGGTGGGTCAGTATTACGAAGAGCTATTACGGGCGAAAGCGGAAACCGAGAATATTCGGCGTCGTGCTCAGGATGATGTGGCCAAGGCGCGTAAATTCGGTATTGAGTCATTCGCTGAAAGCCTGGTACCGGTTAAAGACAGTCTTGAGGCTGCGCTTGGGTTGAAAGATCAAACCCCCGAAGCTTGGCAGTCGGGGGTTGAAGCCACGCTGAAACAATTGATAGGCGCATTTGAGCGTAATCAGCTTAAGGAAGTGGCGCCGGCGGAGGGTGATAAATTCGACCCCAATTTGCACCAGGCCATTTCTTCGGTTCCGTCCGATCTGCCGGAAGGCGCGGTTGTGCAAATGCTGCAGAAGGGCTATACGATTGCTGATCGCGTGCTCAGGCCCGCCCTGGTGGCGGTGTCTTCGGGCAAGCCGGCGCAATAGTCAGGCGCGCTCACGGCGCAAAGAAAAAAACTCTGTGGGGTATGCCTTGAAAAGTTTAAGGCAGGCCCCACTTAAGAATCAGTCAAGTTTGTTTCCAACTGAATTGAACGCAATTTTTAAGGCGATACATTATGGGCAAAATTATTGGTATTGACCTGGGCACGACCAACAGCTGTGTTGCTGTGATGGACGGCGGCAAGGTCAACATTATTGAAAACTCGGAAGGTGCGCGCACCACGCCGTCGATTGTGGCGTACATGCAAGACGGCGAAATTCTGGTGGGTGCGCCCGCCAAACGTCAGGCAGTCACCAATCCGGCCAACACGCTTTACGCGGTCAAGCGCCTGATTGGTCGTAAATTTGATGAAAAGGCGGTTCAGAAAGATATTGATCTGATGCCTTATAAAATCGTCAAGGCAGACAACGGTGATGCTTGGGTTGAGGCGCAGGGCAAGCAATTGGCCCCTCCCCAGGTGTCAGCCGATGTGTTGCGCAAAATGAAGAAAACGGCGGAAGACTATCTGGGTGAAGAAGTCACCGAGGCGGTCATTACTGTGCCGGCCTACTTCAACGACAGCCAGCGCCAGGCAACCAAAGATGCCGGGCGCATTGCAGGCCTTGAGGTCAAGCGTATTATTAACGAGCCCACCGCGGCCGCATTGGCTTTCGGTATGGATAAGACCGAAAAAGGCGATCGCAAAATTGCGGTTTATGACCTGGGTGGTGGTACGTTCGACGTCTCGATCATTGAAATCGCCGATATCGACGGTGAAAAGCAGTTCGAAGTGTTGTCGACCAACGGCGATACTTTCCTGGGCGGCGAAGACTTCGACCAACGCATCATTGATTACATTATCGATGAGTTCAAGAAAGAAAGCGGCGTTGACTTGTCGAAAGACGTTTTGGCTCTGCAGCGCTTGAAAGAGGCGGCTGAGAAAGCCAAGATCGAGCTGTCTTCCACGCAGCAAACCGAGATTAACCTGCCTTATATTACCGCCGATGCCTCAGGTCCCAAGCATTTGAACCTGAAACTGTCGCGCGCCAAACTGGAGGCATTGGTTGAAGAGCTCATCGAGCGCACCATTGAGCCATGCCGCATTGCCATTAAAGACGCAGGTGTCAAGGTTTCAGAAATTCACGACGTGATTTTGGTTGGCGGCATGACACGCATGCCGAAAGTACAGGAGAAGGTTAAAGAGTTCTTCGGTCGCGATCCACGTAAAGACGTCAACCCCGATGAAGCGGTTGCTGCCGGCGCGGCTATTCAGGGCTCGGTATTGTCCGGCGATCGCAAAGACGTTTTGCTGCTCGACGTGACACCGTTGTCGCTGGGTATTGAAACGCTTGGTGGCGTCATGACCAAGATGATTCAGAAGAACACGACGATTCCCACCCGTTTTTCGCAAGTGTTCTCAACTGCCGACGACAATCAGCCGGCCGTAACCATCAAGGTATTCCAGGGTGAGCGTGAAATCGCAGCGGGTAACAAGAGCCTGGGTGAATTCAACCTTGAAGGGATTCCGCCGTCACCGCGTGGCGTGCCGCAAATCGAAGTTACGTTCGATATCGACGCCAATGGTATTTTGCATGTGTCTGCGAA
This region includes:
- the hrcA gene encoding heat-inducible transcriptional repressor HrcA produces the protein MDDRAKSLLKALIERYIADGQPVGSRTLSKMFELSPATIRNVMADLEELGLIQSPHTSAGRVPTPRGYRLFVDRLLATQRFEILQPSQIREMLPVTDPSRTVNAAATLLSNLTRFAGVVMAPKRTQVFRQIEFIRLSDRRVLLIIVTPDGDVQNRILFVQRDYLDQELTEASNFFNQHFAGKSFNEVRVAIKDELSSLKEDISRLMQQAVEAGTVSDETDDGVYISGERKLLDVSDIASDMDRLRRMFALFEKKTDLLQLLDVSSRAEGVQIYIGGDSQLVPLEDVSVITAPYGIDGRVVGTLGVIGPTRMAYDRVIPIVDITAKLLSNALSHHSSS
- the hemH gene encoding ferrochelatase — its product is MPSLLPSRYYPEPHDPQGLDPEPPVRPSGPIGILVVNLGTPDEPSASAIRRYLAQFLSDPRVIEIPQWIWRIILHGIILRTRPRKLVPRYRGIWLEQGSPLVVYSQAQAAGLEKALQTGGADVRVILAMRYGNPSIEAGIDALRKHGCERILTVPLYPQYAASTTATVVDAVTAHTARLRNQPELRFIKRYQDDPGYIQALVSKLTAFWNAHGKPERLLLSFHGLPQRTILQGDPYHRDCMDTVRAIKAHLPQEDAERVYVSFQSRFGAEKWLQPYTEPTLKAWAQEGIKHIDVMCPGFLADCLETLEEIQEECREAFLQAGGETFRYIPCLNDDAQWVDALSQIVRRHLSGWSEKA
- the grpE gene encoding nucleotide exchange factor GrpE, translated to MSKQNEPLDPKDDKQVAKASESADEVLSEGEGAADVEPAVELESAEALAAKLEEAQAQVGQYYEELLRAKAETENIRRRAQDDVAKARKFGIESFAESLVPVKDSLEAALGLKDQTPEAWQSGVEATLKQLIGAFERNQLKEVAPAEGDKFDPNLHQAISSVPSDLPEGAVVQMLQKGYTIADRVLRPALVAVSSGKPAQ
- the dnaK gene encoding molecular chaperone DnaK, producing MGKIIGIDLGTTNSCVAVMDGGKVNIIENSEGARTTPSIVAYMQDGEILVGAPAKRQAVTNPANTLYAVKRLIGRKFDEKAVQKDIDLMPYKIVKADNGDAWVEAQGKQLAPPQVSADVLRKMKKTAEDYLGEEVTEAVITVPAYFNDSQRQATKDAGRIAGLEVKRIINEPTAAALAFGMDKTEKGDRKIAVYDLGGGTFDVSIIEIADIDGEKQFEVLSTNGDTFLGGEDFDQRIIDYIIDEFKKESGVDLSKDVLALQRLKEAAEKAKIELSSTQQTEINLPYITADASGPKHLNLKLSRAKLEALVEELIERTIEPCRIAIKDAGVKVSEIHDVILVGGMTRMPKVQEKVKEFFGRDPRKDVNPDEAVAAGAAIQGSVLSGDRKDVLLLDVTPLSLGIETLGGVMTKMIQKNTTIPTRFSQVFSTADDNQPAVTIKVFQGEREIAAGNKSLGEFNLEGIPPSPRGVPQIEVTFDIDANGILHVSAKDKGTGKENKITIKANSGLTDDEIERMVKDAEVNAEEDRRIAELATTRNQAEALVHSTRKSLEEYGDKLEASEKEAIEAAIKEVEEVLKDGDKEAIDAKVEALTSASQKLGEKMYADMQAQAAAQQGADGATAQQPEDENVVDADFKEVKRDDK